One Nicotiana sylvestris chromosome 12, ASM39365v2, whole genome shotgun sequence genomic window carries:
- the LOC104214801 gene encoding protein LE25-like, protein MQAAKEKAANVAASAKAGMEKTKAVVGEKAEKLTTSDPVQKQMATEKKEERIHQAEMDKLAAQEQNAASRQVAATGGTTAYTASGGVAPGHTMTGAHGTTTVPTGTTTGVVGTQYPPGTTTGTGSATVQGPNTGGRHGSTTGSAF, encoded by the exons ATGCAAGCAGCAAAGGAGAAAGCAGCTAATGTTGCCGCTTCGGCTAAGGCTGGCATGGAAAAAACCAAGGCCGTCGTCGGAGAGAAG GCGGAGAAATTGACGACAAGTGATCCAGTGCAAAAACAAATGGCGAcggagaaaaaagaagagaggatCCATCAAGCGGAGATGGATAAGCTGGCAGCACAGGAGCAGAACGCGGCCTCGAGACAAGTAGCTGCTACCGGAGGAACTACTGCTTATACTGCTAGCGGCGGTGTGGCTCCCGGTCACACCATGACCGGGGCCCATGGGACCACTACGGTGCCTACTGGGACAACAACAGGCGTGGTTGGGACACAGTACCCACCGGGGACCACTACTGGAACCGGAAGTGCTACTGTTCAAGGTCCTAATACTGGTGGACGTCATGGATCTACCACCGGTTCTGCCTTTTAA